In Anomalospiza imberbis isolate Cuckoo-Finch-1a 21T00152 chromosome 26, ASM3175350v1, whole genome shotgun sequence, the following proteins share a genomic window:
- the NCR2 gene encoding LOW QUALITY PROTEIN: natural cytotoxicity triggering receptor 2 (The sequence of the model RefSeq protein was modified relative to this genomic sequence to represent the inferred CDS: inserted 2 bases in 1 codon) — protein sequence MPVPGELLNVQDEKDAKFLCSFLPAQQGGGEXSCPWAEPALLLSSSSPIPSLLSPMEKLLYLTLVFLSASCAAENVTVVAAMEGDTISVNCSYDPRQWWREKSWCRQLDQSRCQHVVSAPPVWLPFPRSRRGATSIRDNARVGLLTVTMRHLRKEDAGLYQCRTDFLGETKSLRKVQVEVLAAADPVTHVPEEPRAVQSISRSPPDVDFTVFYILAGFLVAKFMVAVLVCAVAHSRKKRERGQNPGLGEQQVLPLPADLGHDRIGLSWESST from the exons ATGCCCGTCCCTGGAGAATTGCTCAATGTGCAGGATGAAAAAGATGCCAAGTTCCTGTGCTCCTTCCTTCCGGCACAGCAaggagggggaga gagctgcccaTGGGCAGAGCCAGCGTTGCTCctctccagctcctctcccatTCCTTCTCTGCTCAGCCCCATGGAGAAGCTCCTGTACCTCACCTTGGTCTTCCTGTCAG CATCCTGTGCTGCAGAGAATGTCACCGTGGTGGCCGCCATGGAGGGGGACACCATTTCTGTCAACTGCTCCTACGACCCGCGGCAGTGGTGGCGGGAGAAGAGCTGGTGCAGGCAGCTGGACCAGAGCCGGTGCCAGCACGTGGTGAGCGCCCCGCCTGTGTGGCTGcccttccccaggagcaggagAGGCGCCACCTCCATCAGGGACAACGCCCGCGTTGGGCTCCTGACCGTCACCATGAGGCACCTCCGCAAGGAGGACGCAGGGCTGTACCAGTGCAGAACGGATTTCCTGGGCGAAACCAAGAGCCTGAGGAAGGTGCAGGTGGAAGTGCTGGCAG CAGCTGACCCGGTGACCCATGTGCcagaggagcccagagctgtgcagagcatCTCCAG GTCCCCTCCTGATGTGGATTTCACTGTTTTCTACATCCTGGCTGGATTCCTGGTGGCCAAGTTCATGGTGGCTGTGCTGGTCTGTGCTGTTGCCCACAGCAGGAAGAAGAGGGAGAGGGGGCAGAACCCAGGCTTGGGTGAGCAGCAGGTGCTCCCGCTCCCTGCTGACCTTGGACATGATAGAATTGGCCTCTCCTGGGAGAGCTCTACATGA
- the LOC137462683 gene encoding polymeric immunoglobulin receptor-like, which translates to MAMELRALFLLPLCFPGLQGQTPEVQRRREGGTLYMLCPYAVWTTKQQTKYWCLLRDGECQEVLYTYYESSVQSRDKRSEIKDNRASKTVSITMTDLKAEDSGTYFCSVYKSNTHVNARLRTISLNVFKELLKWELDTLTVQCPVGYGMVWCREGQIGCTVPLRRQTSSKESEMKSLQDRASMEYNDQRALVVTMKNLQARDSGVYWCALGSERSWKMEVMLSVFKRTQQHTAKESGNVSVQCHYKIADYRTVSKAWCKKKEGGTCNVLATTRSESPEGNSTAREGVRIQDDTQQGIVTVTMEQLQVQDSGVYWCALQDGSGLFRMEEVTLSVSKALPPGGFPDSESQSEEILVGDSCSGNTFLILSVVLLLLLLLALLTSVALGVRYYRLLLRTGNREAEDTSDRPEGTAQPGSTGRRKGSQDGSKGPAYSNLDVQSHPSPKDPLYCNVELSQASRNPQEMEYAVIAFNQPPRTSRE; encoded by the exons ATGGCCATGGAGCTGAGagccctgttcctgctgccacTCTGCTTCCCAG GTCTCCAAGGCCAAACCCCAGAAGTCCAGAGACGACGGGAAGGGGGCACTCTTTACATGCTGTGTCCTTATGCAGTGTGGACTACTAAACAGCAGACAAAATACTGGTGCCTCCTGAGAGATGGGGAATGTCAGGAAGTCCTGTACACATACTATGAAAGCAGCGTGCAATCCAGGGATAAGAGAAGTGAAATAAAGGATAACAGAGCTAGTAAGACTGTGTCTATCACCATGACTGACCTCAAGGCAGAGGACTCAGGCAcatatttctgttctgtttacAAGTCCAACACACATGTAAATGCACGGCTAAGGACGATCTCACTGAATGTTTTCAAGG AGCTGCTCAAGTGGGAGCTGGACACCCTGACAGTGCAGTGCCCAGTGGGGTATGGCATGGTCTGGTGCCGAGAAGGGCAGATTGGCTGCACAGTCCCGCTGAGGAGACAAACATCTTCAAAAGAGAGTGAAATGAAATCCCTGCAAGACAGAGCATCAATGGAGTATAACGATCAAAGGGCTCTCGTTGTCACCATGAAGAATCTGCAGGCCCGGGACTCTGGTGTGTACTGGTGTGCACTGGGCTCTGAGCGCAGCTGGAAAATGGAGGTCATGCTCTCTGTGTTCAAGA GGACTCAGCAGCACACAGCCAAGGAGTCAGGCAACGTCTCTGTCCAGTGTCACTACAAGATCGCAGACTACAGGACTGTCAGCAAAGCCTGGTGCAAAAAGAAAGAGGGGGGAACGTGTAACGTGCTGGCCACCACCAGATCAGAGTCCCCAGAAGGAAACAGCACGGCTCGGGAAGGTGTCAGGATCCAGGATGACACCCAGCAGGgcattgtcactgtcaccatggagcagctgcaggtgcaggACTCGGGCGTGTACTGGTGCGCGCTCCAGGACGGCTCCGGTCTGTTCCGCATGGAGGAGGTCACGCTCAGCGTTTCCAAGG CGTTGCCTCCAGGAGGTTTTCCAGATTCTGAAAgccaaagtgaagaaattcttgtGGGCGACAG ctgcagtggGAACACTTTCCTCATCCTGTCCGtggtgctgctcctcctgctcctcctggccctCCTCACCTCCGTAGCCCTGGGTGTCAGGTACTACAGGCTCCTGCTGAGAACAG GTAACAGAGAAGCAGAGGACACCAGTGACAGACCAGAGGGCACAGCACAG cctggcagcactgggaggaggAAAGGTTCTCAGGATGGCAGCAAAGGGCCAGCATACAGCAACCTGGATGTGCaatcccaccccagccccaagGATCCTCTTTACTGCAATGTGGAACTGAGTCAGGCTTCCAGGAACCCCCAGGAGATGGAATACGCCGTCATCGCCTTCAACCAGCCCCCAAGGACCAGCAGGGAATGA